AAGATTGTCAATGTATTTTTCGAGTTTGCTTCCTTTAAAGATCCAGATTGCAACAATCAGTTCGAGTACTGCAACTAGAGGAATTGTAAACCAGTTTATGTAGTGGTCTACTGAATCTAACCAGTAAAGACCTGCGTTTGTTGCATATATTAAACTTGCAAAGAAGCTTGTTGCAATAACTGCTGAAGCTGCTTTGTGTCTCGGCATGTTGAATTTATCGATTACTGCTGATGCAGTTGATTCTACCAGTGAAACTGATGAGGAAATTCCTGCAACAAATAGCGCGATAAAGAAGATTGCAGCAAGTATAAGTCCACCAGGCATTAATGAAAGTGCTTGAGGGAATGCAACGAATGCTAAACCGATACTTTGTGTTACAACTTCTGAAATAGGTACACCTTGTGTCATTGCCATGTATCCGAGTGTTCCGAATACTGCAAATCCTGCCAAGAATGAAAATCCACAGTTCATTAATGAAATTGTAAATGCGCTAGCAGTTAAATCTGATTTTTTAGGTAAGTAGCTTGAATATGCTATCATGATACCAAATCCAAGGCTCAATGTAAAGAATATCTGTGAAAATGCATCAATCCAAACTTTAGGAGTTAATAACAGTGCAAAGTTCGGAGTTAAGTAGTATTCAATACCTGCAAGTCCACCCGGTAACGTAACGCTTCTTACAACGAGTGCAAGTATCAAGAAGAATAATACTGGCATTAAAATCTCGTTTGCTTTTTCAAGGCCTTTTCTAACACCCGAATTTACAACCAAATAATTTACACCCCAGATTAAAACCAATCCTGCAAGTACGGGTAAGTTAAATCCTCCAAGGTCCCCATGACCTGAGGAAAGTGCCAAAATATCGCTAAAGAAGAATCCACCAAAGTCAGTTGGGAATCCCACCATGAACAACTTAGCAAGGTAAACTAGTGCCCATGCAATAATTGCGGTATAGTATGTCGTGATAATGAACGCGGTAGCTACTGCAAACCAGCCTATCCATTCAAAGTTTTTTCCAAGTCTTCTTAACGCCAAAGGTGCTGAACCTTTCGTAGAGTGCCCTAATGCAAGCTCTAACACCATTACCATTATACCTACAAACAATAACGCAACAAAGTAAGGGATTAAGAACGCCCCGCCACCATTTTCATATGCCATGTACGGGAAACGCCAAATATTTCCGAGACCAACTGCGGAACCAACTGCAGCTAAAATGAAGCCCATCTTAGAGGCCCACTGTTCTCTTGCCATACAATCACCACCATTTTTTTTAATACAACCATTAATTTCTCGAAATCGACTTATATATAAATTGTTATTTAGATTTGAACAAATAGTCATTAACAAAAGTAGTTTAAATGAAATTAAAAAGTAAAAATGTAAAAAAAAGATTATTCGAGATTGTTTTCTTTTAGCCTTTCGATAACCATTTTCCATGAAGGAAGGTTTGTCTGGCATCCAACCTGTTCCACGACAAAAGAAGATACACATGAGCCTGCAAGCCCGCATTTCTTTAAATCATTTCCTTTTAAGTACGCGGTTAAAAATCCTGCCCTGTAGCTGTCTCCAGCCCCAGTTGGATCTTTTGCTTCAGTTAAAATTGCCGGAACTTTTATTGTTTCGCCTTCTGAATAGATAATACTTCCCTGTTTTCCGTAAGTTACAATTAAAACTTTAACCCTATTCATTAGTTCTTTTTCGGAAATATTTAATAAATCGAGAGTTCTCTGGAACTCGTGGTTGTTCATGAATAAAAAATCAACGTTTTTTATAATATTTTCCATGTTTTCTTTTGAATAAAGGGTTAAATCCTGTCCTGGATCGAATGATACAAGGATACCCATTGAATTTGCTTTTTCAGCACATTTTAAATTGTAATTTGGGTCGCCAGTTGCAAGGTGAACGATTTTTGAATCAAACTCTGGAACTTCGATATCAGAATAGTGTTTCGCAGCGCCCCACAAAAAGTACGTAATCTGGTTGTTTTCAGGATCTGTAAATATCCATGCCTTTGGAGTTTCTTCTTCGGTTGATATAAATATATTTTCAGTTGAAACTCCTAATTTTTCCAGATATTCTCCGTACCCTGAAGCTTTGAAGTCTGTTCCAACACAAGAAAGTATTTCTGATTTTACGCCTAAATTTGCAATTTCTGCTGCAACGTTACATGCAGCACCGCCGTAGTATTTTTTAGCAGTTGGTATCTGCATTGAAGTGTTTAGTTCCGGAAATTTATCCACATTAAATATGTAATCTAGTGCAATATGCCCTACTGCCGTTATCTTGCCAATTTTATCCATCAAACCACCAAATTAGTATTATTTCTTATTTTACTGCTTCAATTGCATCTTTTAAATTTATCATGTTTTTGTAAATTGCAGAACCCACAACTACACCATATACCCCGATTTCCTTGAATTTCAAAAGGTCATCGATTGTAGTAACTCCGCCTGATGCTACAATAGGTATTTTTAAGTTTTCAACGAGTTCTTTTGTTGGTTCGATATTTATCCCATTCAATAAGCCTTCGCTATCAACATTTGTAAATAGGATACTTCCTGCACCCATTTCTTCGAGTATTTTTCCAATTTCCACAGGCGTATACTTCGTTTTTTCTTTCCAGCCTTTTATTACGACTTTACCATCCTTTGCATCGAGTGAAACCATTATTTTTTCACTGCCAATATTTTCCGAGAGTTCTTTGATTATTTCAGGTTTTTCTACAGCAATAGTCCCGATTATTACTTTTTTCGCCCCTTTTTCAACTAAATATACTGCATCCTCGATGGATCGAATTCCTCCGCCGATTTGAACAGGAACTCCAGATGTTTTGATTATTTCTTCGATAAATTCATCATTTACCCGCTTTCCATCAAGTGCACCATCGAGATCCACGAGGTGAAGCATTTCTGCACCTTCGCTTACCCATTTTTTTGCAATTTCAGGAGGGTTGTCTAATTCAACGTGTTTTTTATCCGGGTTCCCCTGGATAAGCTGCACACATTTTTTATTCTTCATATCAACTGCAGGAATAACTAGCACAATATCCACCTTTCGTGTAAATACGTCGTAAAATAGGAAATCAGGTTCGCCTAAAATCTATTTTACATTAAATTTCAAGCTATATATGAATATCCCAAAATAGAAAAACAGAAAAATTTAAAAATGGAGGTTATTTTTACAAATTTAAAAAAGGTGTAAAATTGGTTAAATAGGAAATTATCGAATAGTACAAACTTATTAATTACTTAAACGATTTAAAGGTATCTTGCCCGTTTTTCAACTTCTTTCATGCACTCTAAAACCGATTCAAACATTTCATAAGTTTTGTAGCCTTCAATAATTTTATTCCAAACTGAATCGAATTTATCATAGTGGATACTCATTATGGATTTTTTTAACACAATCAAATCAATTGCCTTGTCTTCAACTAAATCACTGTATTTTCCAAGCCCAAAATCGATAACAAAAGTATTATCTGAAACTATAAAGTTTGAAGTCGTTAAATCGTTATGTACAATTCCGCCAGAATGCATTTTTCCAATAATTTTTCCTAAATCTTCACAAAAATTGAGATTTCCTTCTTCGATTTTTTCTTTTGCAATTTTTCCGTGAATGTAGCTCATTGTAATTTTTTTATTTTCTTTGTCGATATCAAAAATGCTCGGTGCATAAATTCCAAGTTCTTTGATTGAAGCTAAAAATCTAGCTTCTTTTACAGTTCTTCTCAATCGTATTAATTCATCGAGTTCCAAAATACGGTAGCCTTTTTTTACCCTTTCTTTTGTAATCGATTCAAATTCTAAGTATATTCCTTTAGAAATGTCTGCCTCTGCCCCTTTCCCGATTAAATGTTCCGGAATTATTCTGGATTTGATATTTTCGTTGTTAAACTCATTTTCGGATATCCAGTTTACTTCAACCATGTCGCTTCTGTAGTTAGAAATTGGTTTTGTATCGTTCAAATCCATTCTTTTTCCATTTAAATACTGTAAAATTCCAAGCCATGCAATCATTGCACCGTTATCTCCGCAAAACTCTCGTTCTGGAACGTAAAAGTCAACATTTTGTTCAATGCACATTATATCTAACATTTCTTTCAAACGATTATTTGCAGCAACCCCTCCAACAAGCATTACTTCAGCCTTATTGGTATGTGCAAGCGCTCTTTCGGTAATTTCCGTGAGCATTGAAAATGAATTTTCCTGTAATGAGTAGCATACATCTTCAATTCTTTCTTTTGAATCGTATTTCTTCATTGCTGCGGTTAATAATCCTGAAAGAGAAATATCCATTCCTTTAACTGTGTATGGAAGTTTTATGAACTTGTTTCCATTCTTAGCATATTTCTCAACGTAAACTCCACCGGGGTGCGGCATATTGCAGTGCCTTGCAAACTGGTCTAAACAGTTTCCTATCGCAATATCGAGCGTTTCTCCAATTACTCGGTATTTTTTTCCGGTGTATGCTAAAACTTGCGTATTTCCACCACTTACATACAGTGTTAGCGGATCTAATGCATCCGTTTTTAATTTTCCAATTTCTACGTGGCTAATGCAATGATTTACCCCAATTATCGGTTTATTTATTGAAAGAGAAAGTGCCCTTGCAGTTGTTGCAGTAACCCTTAAACTTGGACCAAGACCTGGGCCTAATGAAAAAGAAACCAGATCAATCTTTTCGATCGGAACTACTGTTAATGCTTCTTTTAAAAGTTTTACAAAAGTTTCTGCGTGGTGATCTGCAGCTTCCCTTGGATGAATTCCCTGTACTGGCGGAGTGTAAATTATTGTTTTGTTAAATAAAACTTCACCATTAGAAGTAATGATCCCTACACCAGTTTTTTCCGCAGTTCCTTCAAATCCAATACATATTAAGTCTTTAGAAGTATCCATGACAGCCACCAAACTAATAAAACATAAAATAACCAATTATTAAAAAAAGATGCTTACAAATAACATACAAATAAACAAGTAATTAATTTTTTATATTGTGTATCCCAATTAAACATATAAATTTTATGTAAATTACCACGTATAATTAGATCCTTACTACATAGAGGGAAAAAATGAAAACACTGTTGATACATTCCGATTATTTGGAATTCGAAGCCAAGGAAAAAACAAAGATTGCAGAAGATACTGATGTTTTAAACGGAAAAATGGACGAATGTTTAACCGTTTTTATTGCTGTTGAAAAAGATGATGAATCTGACCCGGATGCAGTTGTTAAAAACGCCGTTGATGAAATCGTAAAAACTGCTGACAATTTAAAAGTAAAAAACGTTGTAGTATACCCTTACGCACATTTATCAAGCGATTTAGGATCCCCTGCTACTGCAAAAGAAATTTTAGCAGAAATTGAAAAAGAACTCTCAG
This Methanococcus maripaludis C5 DNA region includes the following protein-coding sequences:
- a CDS encoding carbohydrate kinase family protein; its protein translation is MDKIGKITAVGHIALDYIFNVDKFPELNTSMQIPTAKKYYGGAACNVAAEIANLGVKSEILSCVGTDFKASGYGEYLEKLGVSTENIFISTEEETPKAWIFTDPENNQITYFLWGAAKHYSDIEVPEFDSKIVHLATGDPNYNLKCAEKANSMGILVSFDPGQDLTLYSKENMENIIKNVDFLFMNNHEFQRTLDLLNISEKELMNRVKVLIVTYGKQGSIIYSEGETIKVPAILTEAKDPTGAGDSYRAGFLTAYLKGNDLKKCGLAGSCVSSFVVEQVGCQTNLPSWKMVIERLKENNLE
- the hisA gene encoding 1-(5-phosphoribosyl)-5-[(5-phosphoribosylamino)methylideneamino]imidazole-4-carboxamide isomerase — translated: MLVIPAVDMKNKKCVQLIQGNPDKKHVELDNPPEIAKKWVSEGAEMLHLVDLDGALDGKRVNDEFIEEIIKTSGVPVQIGGGIRSIEDAVYLVEKGAKKVIIGTIAVEKPEIIKELSENIGSEKIMVSLDAKDGKVVIKGWKEKTKYTPVEIGKILEEMGAGSILFTNVDSEGLLNGINIEPTKELVENLKIPIVASGGVTTIDDLLKFKEIGVYGVVVGSAIYKNMINLKDAIEAVK
- a CDS encoding bifunctional N(6)-L-threonylcarbamoyladenine synthase/serine/threonine protein kinase, which translates into the protein MDTSKDLICIGFEGTAEKTGVGIITSNGEVLFNKTIIYTPPVQGIHPREAADHHAETFVKLLKEALTVVPIEKIDLVSFSLGPGLGPSLRVTATTARALSLSINKPIIGVNHCISHVEIGKLKTDALDPLTLYVSGGNTQVLAYTGKKYRVIGETLDIAIGNCLDQFARHCNMPHPGGVYVEKYAKNGNKFIKLPYTVKGMDISLSGLLTAAMKKYDSKERIEDVCYSLQENSFSMLTEITERALAHTNKAEVMLVGGVAANNRLKEMLDIMCIEQNVDFYVPEREFCGDNGAMIAWLGILQYLNGKRMDLNDTKPISNYRSDMVEVNWISENEFNNENIKSRIIPEHLIGKGAEADISKGIYLEFESITKERVKKGYRILELDELIRLRRTVKEARFLASIKELGIYAPSIFDIDKENKKITMSYIHGKIAKEKIEEGNLNFCEDLGKIIGKMHSGGIVHNDLTTSNFIVSDNTFVIDFGLGKYSDLVEDKAIDLIVLKKSIMSIHYDKFDSVWNKIIEGYKTYEMFESVLECMKEVEKRARYL
- a CDS encoding sodium-dependent transporter, with amino-acid sequence MAREQWASKMGFILAAVGSAVGLGNIWRFPYMAYENGGGAFLIPYFVALLFVGIMVMVLELALGHSTKGSAPLALRRLGKNFEWIGWFAVATAFIITTYYTAIIAWALVYLAKLFMVGFPTDFGGFFFSDILALSSGHGDLGGFNLPVLAGLVLIWGVNYLVVNSGVRKGLEKANEILMPVLFFLILALVVRSVTLPGGLAGIEYYLTPNFALLLTPKVWIDAFSQIFFTLSLGFGIMIAYSSYLPKKSDLTASAFTISLMNCGFSFLAGFAVFGTLGYMAMTQGVPISEVVTQSIGLAFVAFPQALSLMPGGLILAAIFFIALFVAGISSSVSLVESTASAVIDKFNMPRHKAASAVIATSFFASLIYATNAGLYWLDSVDHYINWFTIPLVAVLELIVAIWIFKGSKLEKYIDNLSEYNLGSFWKFFAGIFSPLFLIYMLLNGAWTELTMGYEGYASIFLLLSLGLPVFGLVVSLIMPMIPWIGGGKEIEEWDEFVKKDEE